The following coding sequences lie in one Yamadazyma tenuis chromosome 3, complete sequence genomic window:
- the SAS10 gene encoding something about silencing protein 10 (EggNog:ENOG503NYA0; COG:B; BUSCO:EOG09264BOA) — MAKRNTRKTQQSLPEDNEIDAFHNNKEKVLFEQAGEYGPNRSESESEDEEEVMGVEDDLDEDSEDEEQDSAMDDDEDKEQEEEEGWGGRKNYYGGDEVEDPVDAKHMTEEAIRQQKNNLKELGIDDYLDEDLMEDWTKQAEEFDSKTTSKSSMVINDETTDLEKLDASEKMELLTESFPEFVPLLKELNTLKPLLSKFKASSGLHQVKKVALSAYLGAISSYFSLFVDHLQSGEPFASMKEHPVMETILTTRQIWKEADKVKNVKEHEDSEDSEDEFMDANEPEEVEQEQEEEEVGTSSEEDETDESESSSDDLDIDITSKRHIKEVANGNVGDYIEADTIDDVDAEDKQRRKKSLRFYTSKIDQSQAKNPEKFTGDLDLPYKERLFERKQRLLEEARKRGLGQAAGQELGDDLDDRDNDSEDDRTVNDVNDVNDVNDYYNSLKQNKQHKKEARKVAHERAVSLAREGKLAEGKELVGEDGKRALNFQILKNKGLTTKKRKEIRNSRVKKRMKYDQAKKKLKSVRQVYDGEKKGPYEGEKTGIKKGISRSVKLA; from the coding sequence ATGGCCAAGAGAAATACAAGGAAGACTCAGCAGAGTTTACCGGAGGACAATGAGATAGACGCCTtccacaacaacaaggaGAAGGTTTTGTTTGAGCAGGCGGGAGAATACGGTCCCAATAGAAGTGAATCTGAgtctgaagatgaagaagaagtgatgggtgttgaagatgatctCGATGAAGATTCAGAAGACGAGGAACAAGATAGTGCAATGGACGATGACGAGGACAAAGAacaggaagaagaagagggATGGGGAGGAAGAAAGAACTATTATGGAGGTGATGAAGTAGAAGATCCAGTTGATGCCAAACATATGACTGAGGAAGCTATAAGGCAACAGAAAAACaatttgaaagagttggGAATCGACGATTACTTGGACGAGGACTTGATGGAGGACTGGACCAAACAGGCGGAGGAATTCGACAGTAAAACCACCCTGAAGTCGCTGATGGTTATAAACGATGAGACTACtgatttggagaagttggatgCTTCAGAAAAAATGGAGTTATTGACAGAGTCTTTCCCTGAATTTGTTCCATTATTAAAGGAGTTGAACACGCTTAAACCATTATTGTCCAAGTTTAAAGCTTCGAGTGGCTTGCACCAGGTCAAAAAAGTAGCATTATCAGCATACCTTGGAGCCATCTCATCATATTTTTCACTCTTTGTGGACCATCTCCAAAGCGGCGAACCATTTGCCAGTATGAAAGAGCATCCTGTGATGGAGACGATTCTCACCACCCGACAAATATGGAAAGAAGCCGATAAGGTGAAGAACGTCAAAGAGCATGAAGACTCTGAAGACTCTGAAGACGAGTTCATGGATGCGAatgaaccagaagaagtcgaGCAAGAgcaagaggaagaagaggttgGAACTAgcagtgaagaagatgaaaccGATGAGTCTGAATCTTCGTCAGACGACTTAGACATCGATATCACCTCCAAACGTCatatcaaagaagttgCAAATGGAAACGTGGGTGACTATATTGAGGCAGATACAATTGACGACGTGGACGCGGAAGATAAACAGAGACGGAAGAAGTCGTTGAGATTCTACACATCCAAGATTGACCAGTCGCAAGCCAAAAACCCCGAGAAGTTTACAGGAGATCTTGATTTACCATACAAAGAAAGGTTATTTGAGAGAAAAcaaagacttcttgaagaggCCAGAAAAAGAGGGTTGGGTCAGGCAGCGGGACAGGAGTTGGGAGATGACTTGGACGACCGTGACAATGACTCTGAAGATGACAGAACTGTTAATGACGTGAATGACGTGAATGACGTGAATGACTACTATAATTCCTTGAAACAAAACAAGCAGCACAAGAAAGAAGCACGGAAAGTGGCCCACGAGAGGGCTGTCAGCTTGGCCAGAGAAGGTAAGTTGGCCGAAGGTAAGGAATTGGTGGGAGAGGATGGGAAGAGAGCTCTTAATTTccagatcttgaagaacaaggGTTTAACCaccaagaagagaaaggaAATCAGAAACTCCAGAGTCAAGAAGAGAATGAAATATGACcaggccaagaagaaactcaagtcTGTTAGACAAGTATATGATGGGGAAAAGAAAGGTCCATATGAAGGTGAAAAGACTGGTATTAAAAAGGGTATTTCCCGGTCTGTCAAATTGGCATAG